In Bacillus cytotoxicus NVH 391-98, the following are encoded in one genomic region:
- a CDS encoding TetR/AcrR family transcriptional regulator, with the protein MAIDRKRSIIEAATKSFSAFGYKATTMDQVAKLANVGKGTIYTFFKNKEELFGEIISNLIAEMKEVAKESIRPDISFFENVHRALYSILEFRKEHQLMIKLIQEERDMGTKEVQEVMQQVDTEIVSFIQAYLEFAIEKGEISKCDPEITAFIMLRLYVSLIFDWEKNHEPLEKERIAELFELYLLKGLSN; encoded by the coding sequence GTGGCAATAGATCGAAAACGTTCTATTATTGAGGCTGCAACAAAATCTTTTTCAGCGTTTGGTTATAAGGCAACGACAATGGATCAAGTTGCGAAATTGGCTAATGTTGGAAAAGGGACAATTTATACTTTTTTCAAAAATAAAGAAGAATTATTTGGTGAAATTATTTCGAATTTAATTGCAGAAATGAAGGAAGTTGCAAAAGAATCCATTCGTCCAGATATTTCATTCTTTGAAAATGTACATAGAGCATTATACAGCATCTTAGAATTTAGAAAAGAGCATCAGCTTATGATTAAGCTGATCCAAGAAGAACGAGATATGGGAACGAAAGAAGTACAAGAAGTGATGCAGCAAGTAGATACAGAAATTGTATCCTTTATTCAAGCCTATTTGGAATTTGCAATCGAGAAAGGTGAAATCAGTAAATGCGATCCAGAAATTACAGCGTTTATTATGCTTAGACTATATGTATCACTTATTTTCGATTGGGAAAAAAATCATGAGCCACTAGAAAAAGAAAGAATTGCAGAGTTATTTGAACTATATTTATTAAAAGGATTGTCAAACTAA
- a CDS encoding O-fucosyltransferase family protein, with the protein MQYEIGEIEGLCNQLMAIFRTIGEALYYAKQHDAVCILLKDVQTRNSVDFHKSPYFSKINIDSYLDVDECRALFYKKNILVKRHQPDMDETFKHMITCRRFLQRHILRDESRETGQFIAKSLPFAKHIKKLASCTIGLMSFYPRWRAIQLRIEGDLVHLPVEGFDLAAHTENQLQQIINTIASKADLSAVYIASGVQEEKYHRIVARIKEHFPHLVIVRKQDVLQTYPGLQKELDALCLEEQALVDWLVCIGAPLFAGPHASSFSYLAGYMRHYRGFDKETTYLWPEYQPYWDQWFPRL; encoded by the coding sequence TTGCAATATGAAATTGGGGAGATAGAAGGACTTTGTAATCAGCTCATGGCTATTTTTAGAACAATAGGAGAAGCTTTATATTATGCGAAGCAACATGATGCAGTTTGTATCCTTTTAAAAGATGTGCAAACTCGAAATTCCGTTGACTTTCATAAGAGCCCGTATTTTTCAAAAATCAATATTGACTCTTATTTGGATGTAGATGAATGTAGGGCGTTATTTTACAAGAAAAATATTTTAGTGAAGCGGCATCAACCGGATATGGATGAGACTTTTAAGCATATGATTACTTGTAGGCGGTTTCTTCAACGACATATATTACGAGATGAAAGTAGGGAGACAGGACAATTTATTGCGAAATCTTTACCCTTTGCGAAACATATAAAAAAATTAGCTAGCTGCACGATTGGTCTTATGTCTTTTTACCCGAGATGGAGAGCGATTCAGCTTAGAATTGAAGGAGATTTAGTTCATTTACCTGTGGAAGGATTCGACTTAGCGGCTCATACAGAAAATCAACTTCAACAAATAATCAATACAATTGCAAGTAAAGCGGATTTATCGGCTGTTTATATTGCTTCTGGTGTTCAAGAGGAAAAGTATCATCGCATTGTAGCTCGTATAAAAGAACATTTTCCTCATTTAGTCATAGTCAGAAAGCAAGATGTTTTACAAACGTACCCTGGCTTGCAGAAGGAGTTAGATGCATTGTGTTTAGAGGAACAAGCATTAGTCGACTGGTTAGTTTGTATCGGTGCGCCTCTTTTTGCTGGACCTCATGCCTCCTCATTTAGTTATTTAGCAGGATATATGCGCCATTATCGAGGGTTTGATAAAGAAACGACATATTTATGGCCAGAGTATCAACCATATTGGGATCAATGGTTTCCTCGTTTGTAG
- a CDS encoding class I SAM-dependent methyltransferase, which translates to MQWVYHNPVFDVDYVHPSIRLSSAWVGHNHFAYDFIRFMKPKKVVELGTHYGSSFYSFCQGIKDEQLSAECFAVDTWKGDLHSGPYGENVFEMVSYVTNHCYPTIGRLIRSTFDDALHLFEDESIDVLHIDGYHTFEAVSHDFETWLPKVSKNGAVLFHDIAVLDRDFGVYKLWETLKKQHPYLEFSHSYGLGVLFPKGYDNKFQDVFDKKEELQKKYAGSNI; encoded by the coding sequence ATGCAATGGGTATATCATAATCCGGTATTTGATGTTGATTACGTACATCCGTCTATTCGATTATCTTCTGCTTGGGTAGGACACAACCACTTTGCATACGACTTCATTCGATTTATGAAACCGAAAAAGGTAGTGGAATTAGGAACACATTATGGTTCTTCTTTTTACAGCTTTTGCCAAGGAATAAAAGATGAACAACTTTCCGCCGAATGTTTTGCTGTTGACACTTGGAAAGGTGATTTACATAGCGGACCATACGGAGAGAATGTGTTTGAAATGGTTAGTTATGTAACAAACCATTGTTATCCAACAATAGGACGCTTAATCCGTTCCACATTTGATGATGCTTTACATTTATTTGAGGATGAAAGTATAGATGTATTGCACATTGATGGTTATCATACATTTGAAGCTGTTTCACATGATTTTGAAACATGGTTGCCGAAAGTCTCTAAAAATGGTGCCGTCTTATTTCATGATATTGCCGTGTTGGATCGTGATTTTGGCGTATATAAGTTATGGGAGACATTAAAAAAACAGCATCCTTATCTTGAATTTTCCCATTCATATGGTTTAGGTGTCCTATTTCCGAAAGGATATGACAATAAGTTCCAAGATGTATTCGATAAGAAAGAGGAACTACAAAAAAAATATGCAGGGAGTAACATATAA
- a CDS encoding DinB family protein, which produces MTAHMLAEKFETLVLYYINELNKYSLEQLRRKPSEEEWSLGQMYYHLLTASNMQLHAIEQCATGSAIISGKKTEMGEDVYKMGAFPPIQIKIPNRPGYTPENPTNKENLKQGLLQLIDKMKKNQLKLSSIPSHHTVAHPGLGHLCATEWFQLVYMHFAHHLHQKERLEKTLITDSNC; this is translated from the coding sequence GTGACAGCTCACATGTTAGCAGAGAAGTTTGAAACATTAGTACTGTATTACATCAATGAATTAAACAAATACTCATTGGAACAACTGAGACGAAAGCCTTCTGAAGAAGAATGGTCGCTTGGACAAATGTATTATCACTTACTTACAGCTTCCAATATGCAATTACATGCAATAGAACAGTGTGCAACTGGTTCAGCTATAATCAGTGGTAAAAAAACAGAAATGGGGGAAGACGTATATAAAATGGGAGCCTTCCCTCCTATTCAAATCAAAATACCGAATCGCCCTGGATATACACCAGAAAACCCGACAAACAAAGAAAATCTAAAACAAGGATTATTACAGCTTATCGACAAGATGAAAAAGAATCAGCTAAAGCTCTCTTCTATTCCGTCCCATCATACAGTGGCTCATCCTGGACTTGGTCACTTATGTGCAACAGAATGGTTTCAACTTGTGTATATGCACTTTGCACATCATCTCCATCAGAAAGAACGGTTAGAGAAAACCCTAATAACCGATTCAAATTGTTAA
- a CDS encoding LacI family DNA-binding transcriptional regulator, whose protein sequence is MSTIEDVAKLAGLSRTTVSRVINNHPYVSDEKKKRVQLAMKHLGFVPNSAARRLRKQKTETIAVLVPRITNPFFSRFIEAIEIAASEHKYKLIICQTRYLPEKEMEYLQLLSTKQVDGIILCSLENSWEDVEPYLQHGPIVLCNEYIEEANIPTVKFDHAQGAYIAAKHVLEQGYRNLIFCRGNETKVISQQRKMGFLRAVTEQGKHVEGIDFIENVFSWGDGKRLFHDVLKDKKNPTAILAGGDEVAAGIISEAKRHNWSIPDNLAVIGFDNQILSKITDPGITTMEQPIDDMARKVIDLMIDKIHTKNYRKKELYEFELELLVKGSTMKDAMLLA, encoded by the coding sequence GTGTCAACGATTGAGGACGTGGCGAAATTAGCGGGATTATCAAGAACAACGGTTTCTCGGGTGATTAATAATCATCCGTACGTATCAGATGAGAAGAAAAAGAGAGTTCAATTAGCGATGAAGCATTTAGGCTTCGTACCTAATTCGGCAGCAAGAAGACTTCGAAAACAAAAAACGGAGACAATTGCAGTTCTCGTTCCAAGAATTACAAATCCTTTTTTCAGTAGATTTATTGAAGCAATTGAGATTGCTGCTTCTGAACATAAATATAAACTGATTATTTGTCAAACAAGATACTTACCAGAAAAAGAGATGGAATACTTACAACTGTTATCAACAAAACAAGTAGATGGCATTATTCTATGTTCCCTTGAGAACTCATGGGAAGATGTGGAGCCATATTTACAACACGGTCCAATTGTGTTATGTAATGAATATATTGAAGAAGCAAATATTCCAACGGTTAAATTTGATCATGCTCAAGGAGCATATATTGCGGCAAAACATGTATTAGAGCAAGGGTATCGCAATCTTATTTTCTGCCGTGGCAATGAAACAAAGGTAATTAGCCAACAACGAAAAATGGGATTTTTGCGTGCAGTTACTGAGCAGGGGAAACATGTAGAAGGAATTGATTTTATTGAAAACGTTTTCTCGTGGGGAGATGGGAAAAGACTCTTTCATGATGTATTAAAGGACAAAAAAAATCCTACCGCTATTTTGGCAGGAGGCGATGAGGTTGCAGCTGGCATTATTTCAGAGGCGAAACGCCATAACTGGAGTATTCCAGATAACCTAGCTGTAATTGGTTTTGATAATCAAATTTTATCAAAAATTACAGATCCTGGTATTACGACAATGGAACAACCAATCGATGACATGGCTCGAAAAGTTATAGATTTAATGATAGATAAAATCCATACAAAAAATTATCGCAAAAAAGAACTATATGAGTTTGAGCTGGAACTCTTGGTGAAAGGTTCAACGATGAAAGATGCGATGTTACTAGCCTAG
- the yhfH gene encoding protein YhfH, which produces MIDQPMEFFRNLPTKTCAHCGKEIDEQHEAYHNKCDDCVHEE; this is translated from the coding sequence ATGATTGATCAACCAATGGAATTTTTCAGAAATTTGCCAACAAAAACTTGCGCGCATTGCGGAAAGGAAATTGATGAGCAACACGAAGCATACCATAATAAATGCGATGACTGTGTTCACGAAGAATAA
- a CDS encoding MBL fold metallo-hydrolase: protein MKVTVVGFWGGFPEAGEATSGYLFEHDGFRLLVDCGSGVLAQLQKYIAPSDIDAVLLSHYHHDHVADIGVLQYARLITNATKGQLPQLPIYGHGFDVQGFASLTHEPHTKGIVYHPEETLQIGPFSISFLKTVHPVTCYAMRIAAGDKVVVYSADSSYIPEFIPFTKDADLFICECNMYAHQEAAKAGHMNSIEAANIAKHANVKKLVLTHLPHIGNPADLVEEAKQIFSGSIALAHSGYTWNS from the coding sequence ATGAAGGTGACTGTTGTTGGCTTTTGGGGCGGCTTTCCAGAAGCGGGAGAAGCGACATCGGGGTATTTGTTTGAACACGATGGTTTTCGTTTACTTGTTGACTGTGGCAGTGGTGTATTAGCACAGCTTCAAAAATATATAGCACCATCTGATATAGATGCAGTTTTATTGTCGCATTATCATCATGATCATGTTGCGGATATTGGGGTATTACAATATGCAAGGTTAATTACAAATGCGACAAAAGGGCAATTACCACAATTGCCAATCTATGGGCATGGTTTTGATGTACAAGGATTTGCGTCCTTAACGCATGAGCCGCATACGAAAGGAATTGTCTATCATCCAGAGGAAACATTGCAAATTGGACCGTTCTCCATTTCATTCTTAAAAACAGTACATCCTGTTACGTGCTATGCAATGCGCATTGCGGCGGGAGATAAAGTTGTTGTATATAGTGCGGACTCTAGTTATATTCCTGAATTTATTCCATTTACAAAGGATGCGGATTTATTTATTTGCGAATGCAATATGTATGCGCATCAAGAGGCTGCAAAAGCAGGGCATATGAATAGTATAGAAGCCGCAAACATAGCAAAGCATGCCAATGTAAAAAAATTAGTATTAACGCATTTGCCCCATATAGGAAATCCAGCTGATTTAGTAGAAGAAGCAAAACAAATTTTTAGTGGCTCTATTGCATTAGCGCATAGTGGCTATACTTGGAATTCATGA
- a CDS encoding lipoate--protein ligase, with amino-acid sequence MLFIDNKGITDPTINLAIEEYCVKNLDINETYLLFYINEPSIIIGKNQNTVEEINADYVKEKGIHVVRRLSGGGAVYHDLGNLNFSFITKDDGDSFHNFKKFTEPVTKALGKLGVNAELSGRNDILAEGRKISGNAQFSTRGRMFSHGTLLFDSEIDHVVSALKVKMDKIQSKGIKSIRSRVANITEFLNEKMTTEEFKQLLLETIFEGEKEIPTYELTEEDWKEIYKISEERYRNWDWNYGKSPKFNLQHSHRFPVGQVDVRLEVKKGTVTECKIYGDFFGALDVHDIEERLTGVQFDKEAFAAALEDVDVKRYFGNITKEDFLALFF; translated from the coding sequence ATGTTATTTATTGATAATAAAGGGATTACAGATCCTACGATTAATTTAGCAATTGAAGAATATTGCGTGAAAAATTTAGATATTAATGAAACATATTTGCTGTTTTACATTAATGAACCTTCCATCATTATTGGGAAAAACCAAAATACAGTCGAAGAAATTAATGCAGATTATGTGAAAGAGAAAGGGATCCATGTTGTACGCCGTTTATCAGGTGGCGGGGCTGTGTACCATGATTTAGGAAACTTAAACTTTAGTTTTATTACAAAAGATGACGGGGATAGTTTTCATAACTTTAAAAAATTCACAGAGCCCGTTACGAAAGCACTTGGTAAATTAGGTGTGAATGCAGAACTTAGTGGACGTAACGATATTTTAGCTGAGGGACGAAAAATTTCAGGTAACGCTCAATTTTCAACGAGAGGTCGTATGTTCAGTCACGGTACATTATTATTTGATTCTGAAATCGATCACGTTGTATCTGCATTAAAAGTGAAAATGGACAAAATTCAATCAAAAGGAATTAAATCGATTCGCAGCCGTGTAGCTAATATTACGGAATTTTTAAATGAAAAGATGACAACAGAAGAATTTAAACAGCTTCTTCTTGAGACAATCTTTGAAGGAGAAAAGGAAATTCCAACATATGAGTTAACAGAAGAAGATTGGAAAGAAATTTATAAAATTTCTGAAGAGCGCTACCGCAATTGGGACTGGAACTACGGAAAGTCACCGAAGTTCAATTTACAACATTCACACCGTTTCCCAGTTGGACAGGTTGATGTTCGATTAGAAGTGAAAAAAGGAACAGTAACAGAGTGTAAAATATATGGTGACTTCTTTGGTGCACTCGATGTTCATGATATTGAAGAGCGTTTAACAGGTGTTCAGTTTGATAAGGAAGCCTTTGCTGCAGCGTTAGAAGACGTAGATGTAAAACGCTACTTTGGGAATATAACGAAAGAAGATTTCTTAGCATTGTTCTTTTAA
- a CDS encoding fatty acid--CoA ligase family protein, which yields MNLVQSLAETAVKKGEKPAYIFMDESVSYDQLNKMVTKFSSNLAKMGITKGDHVALAVGNSPHFLIGLYGVMKTGATVVPVNPIYTADEMHYILQNGDVKTIIILDILLPIIQSLTTRLPSLEHIIICETSSDFQLTDNEKVKTFTSLVETGDISYEGPLLHEEDVAVILYTSGTTGQPKGAMLTHKNLYSNARDVATYLQYTEDDRVVAALPMFHVFCLTVAIHAPIINGAIILMLPKFSPKEVFRICRTYKPTIFAGVPTMYNYLYLYEGASAEDMHSLRLCISGGASMPVALLENFEKRFRVIVSEGYGLSEASPVTCFNPLDRPRKPGSIGTNIWHVENKVVNELGEEVPVGEVGELIVRGPNVMKGYYKAPEDTAAVLREGWLYTGDLAKMDEEGYFYIVDRKKDIILVGGYNVYPREVEEVLYKHEEVAEVIVIGVPDESLGEAVCAYVVPKHDRVREEELIHYCSLHLAKYKVPKKIEFLKELPKNTTGKLLRRALREKAMQV from the coding sequence GTGAATCTCGTTCAATCTTTAGCTGAGACAGCCGTAAAGAAAGGGGAGAAACCAGCTTATATATTTATGGATGAGTCGGTCTCGTATGACCAATTAAATAAAATGGTCACAAAGTTTTCTAGTAATTTAGCAAAAATGGGCATCACAAAAGGGGATCATGTTGCATTAGCTGTTGGGAATTCACCACATTTTTTAATCGGGTTATATGGGGTCATGAAAACAGGAGCAACCGTTGTTCCGGTTAACCCAATATATACCGCAGATGAAATGCATTACATTTTACAAAATGGAGACGTAAAAACAATCATCATACTCGACATCCTTCTACCGATTATACAATCTCTTACAACAAGACTTCCTTCTCTCGAACATATTATCATATGTGAAACCTCATCAGATTTTCAACTTACAGACAACGAAAAAGTGAAAACGTTTACTAGTTTGGTGGAAACTGGAGATATATCTTATGAAGGTCCACTATTACATGAAGAAGACGTTGCGGTTATTTTATACACTTCAGGAACAACGGGACAACCAAAAGGTGCTATGTTAACGCATAAGAATTTATATAGTAATGCGAGAGACGTTGCGACATATTTACAATATACAGAAGATGACCGTGTTGTGGCGGCGTTACCGATGTTCCATGTGTTTTGTTTAACCGTTGCGATTCATGCACCGATTATAAATGGGGCAATCATTTTAATGTTACCAAAGTTTAGTCCAAAAGAAGTATTTCGCATTTGTCGCACATATAAACCAACAATATTTGCCGGTGTACCAACGATGTACAATTATTTATATTTATATGAAGGAGCAAGTGCAGAAGATATGCACTCACTCAGACTTTGCATATCTGGTGGTGCATCTATGCCTGTTGCTCTTTTGGAGAATTTTGAAAAACGTTTTCGTGTCATTGTTTCAGAAGGATACGGACTATCAGAAGCATCGCCAGTGACGTGTTTTAATCCATTGGATCGGCCGCGAAAACCAGGATCGATTGGAACGAATATTTGGCATGTTGAAAATAAAGTAGTAAATGAGCTTGGTGAGGAAGTACCTGTTGGAGAAGTTGGAGAACTGATTGTTCGCGGTCCGAACGTGATGAAAGGGTATTATAAAGCTCCAGAAGATACAGCAGCAGTGCTTCGTGAAGGGTGGCTATATACAGGTGATCTAGCAAAAATGGATGAAGAAGGTTACTTCTATATTGTGGATCGTAAAAAAGATATCATCCTTGTCGGTGGATATAACGTATATCCCCGGGAAGTAGAAGAAGTATTATATAAACATGAGGAAGTGGCTGAAGTAATCGTAATAGGTGTTCCGGATGAAAGTTTAGGAGAAGCTGTATGTGCTTATGTTGTTCCAAAACATGACAGGGTACGAGAAGAAGAGCTCATTCATTATTGTTCGTTGCACCTTGCAAAATATAAGGTTCCCAAAAAGATAGAATTTTTGAAGGAATTACCGAAAAACACCACGGGAAAACTATTAAGAAGAGCTTTGAGAGAAAAGGCAATGCAAGTATAA
- the cytK1 gene encoding beta-channel forming cytolysin CytK1, with product MKRSKTYVKCLALSAVLASSALAMHTPVVAAQTTSQVVTDIGQNAKTHTSYNTFNNEQADNMTMSLKVTFIDDPSADKQIAVINTTGSFMKANPTLSDAPVDGYPIPGASVTLRYPSQYDIAMNLQDNTSRFFHVAPTNAVEETTVTSSVSYQLGGSIKASVTPSGPSGESGATGQVTWSDSVSYKQTSYKTNLIDQTNKHVKWNVFFNGYNNQNWGIYTRDSYHALYGNQLFMYSRTYPHETDARGNLVPMNDLPALTNSGFSPGMIAVVISEKDTEQSSIQVAYTKHADDYTLRPGFTFGTGNWVGNNIKDVDQKTFNKSFVLDWKNKKLVEKK from the coding sequence ATGAAACGTTCTAAAACATATGTAAAATGTCTCGCATTATCTGCTGTGTTGGCAAGTAGTGCCCTAGCAATGCACACACCGGTTGTCGCTGCACAAACAACTTCTCAAGTTGTAACAGATATCGGTCAAAATGCAAAAACACATACAAGCTACAATACATTTAATAATGAACAAGCAGATAATATGACAATGTCATTAAAAGTAACTTTCATTGATGATCCAAGTGCTGATAAGCAAATTGCGGTTATTAATACAACAGGTAGCTTTATGAAAGCAAACCCAACTCTTAGTGACGCACCTGTTGATGGATATCCAATTCCAGGGGCAAGTGTCACATTGCGCTATCCATCACAATATGATATTGCAATGAATTTACAAGATAATACGTCGCGATTCTTTCATGTAGCACCGACAAATGCAGTGGAAGAAACGACTGTCACATCAAGCGTTTCTTATCAACTTGGCGGCTCTATCAAAGCCTCTGTAACACCAAGCGGTCCTAGTGGCGAATCTGGAGCAACAGGTCAAGTAACTTGGTCTGATTCCGTCAGTTATAAACAAACAAGCTATAAAACAAACTTAATTGATCAAACAAATAAACATGTAAAATGGAACGTATTCTTTAATGGATATAATAATCAAAACTGGGGCATTTACACTCGCGATTCTTACCATGCTTTATATGGAAACCAATTATTTATGTATTCTCGTACGTATCCTCATGAAACAGATGCACGAGGCAATCTAGTCCCAATGAATGACCTTCCAGCTCTCACAAATAGCGGTTTCTCTCCAGGCATGATTGCTGTTGTCATTTCAGAAAAAGATACAGAACAGTCTTCTATCCAAGTTGCTTATACAAAGCATGCTGACGATTATACACTTCGCCCTGGCTTTACATTCGGAACTGGTAACTGGGTTGGAAATAATATAAAAGATGTAGATCAAAAAACATTTAATAAATCATTTGTATTAGATTGGAAAAATAAAAAACTAGTAGAGAAGAAGTAA
- a CDS encoding HAAS signaling domain-containing protein, whose translation MNKKEFLNKLSSSLGNIPNSEKNDILLEYETHFISGKQDGKSEEEICKKLGNPKTIAKEMNVTYAINNANQKRSLKNMIIAILSVMSLGLANFICIMIAFFLLLLLSPILLALIVATPLLLLSPLLLVIVGFTKGFHQIHFSDVYSVLIGFFIGLVIAGVSYQALKHLYSLLVKYLKWNVSILKED comes from the coding sequence GTGAACAAAAAGGAATTTTTAAACAAACTTAGCTCTTCCCTAGGAAACATACCAAATTCAGAAAAAAACGATATTCTATTAGAATATGAAACTCATTTTATTAGCGGTAAGCAGGATGGGAAATCTGAAGAAGAGATTTGTAAAAAACTTGGAAACCCTAAAACGATCGCGAAAGAAATGAATGTTACATACGCTATAAACAACGCGAATCAAAAACGCAGCCTCAAAAATATGATAATAGCAATCCTGTCTGTTATGAGCTTAGGTTTGGCAAACTTTATATGTATCATGATAGCTTTCTTCTTATTACTCTTGCTATCGCCAATTCTTCTTGCACTCATCGTTGCTACTCCTTTACTATTACTATCACCTCTACTACTAGTAATAGTTGGATTTACAAAAGGATTTCATCAAATCCATTTTTCAGATGTTTATAGTGTGTTGATAGGTTTTTTTATTGGCTTAGTCATCGCTGGTGTATCTTATCAAGCACTAAAACATTTATACTCGCTTTTAGTCAAATATTTGAAATGGAATGTCTCTATTTTAAAAGAGGATTAA
- a CDS encoding sensor histidine kinase — translation MNLSKRLIIQFILQHIFVLFTLLIAVVIAFGYFAILINSSLSETNVSEFDNSTISSYVSFENSHITLNAKVKETIQKKEDWLQIVDENGKVLYHYNTPKEVPDSYTKTSLVAYLRQQIHSPYKFTYWDIELGKKKAIVIYGEQLQSNKLLQKLQKEHNAPFTANFSLTDSEKEQLSAANAVLQIFNADGEEIFSYPENRGKPLSAIQAVLSEKEPWNHQENISTLYNPEDKTLFTITTKNAHYNPSEIDEDVIAKKFLTFFGVVFLVTFVYLVIISIWYGRKFGKPLLHTMRWLKNIAGGIYEEPVSKKGKPIRFRRSGKEKWSFRLFKDVTKALEHLSITLKKNEAMRQVLQQTREEWITGLTHDLKTPLSSIYGYSLLLESNQYQWTDQDIQEFGHVIKEKSQYMTTLIDDLSLTYQLKNNVLPSQHSHVEINQFVQKILLQFINNPTLQNQNIEFVPSSHKIYYSIEEKWFQRIIENLLANAVKHNNETTKILVKLAKNKDSFTLSITDNGKGMDEKTKELLFERYYRGTNTEENNAGTGLGLAITKQLVLAHNGTISIESELGKGTAITIIFPFPNQKRTS, via the coding sequence ATGAATTTAAGTAAAAGATTAATTATCCAATTTATTCTACAACATATTTTTGTCTTATTCACTTTACTAATTGCTGTCGTAATTGCCTTCGGATATTTCGCTATTTTGATTAACTCGTCCTTATCCGAAACAAATGTATCAGAATTTGATAATTCAACAATTTCCAGTTACGTTTCTTTCGAAAACAGTCATATTACATTGAATGCTAAAGTAAAAGAAACGATTCAAAAAAAAGAGGATTGGCTTCAAATTGTGGATGAAAACGGAAAGGTACTATATCACTATAATACACCTAAAGAGGTTCCTGATTCCTACACAAAAACATCATTAGTCGCATATTTAAGGCAGCAAATACATAGCCCGTATAAATTCACTTATTGGGATATTGAATTAGGAAAAAAGAAAGCAATTGTAATTTATGGTGAGCAACTTCAAAGCAATAAATTGTTGCAGAAACTACAAAAAGAGCACAATGCACCATTCACAGCAAATTTTTCTTTAACTGACTCTGAAAAAGAACAACTTTCTGCTGCAAATGCTGTATTACAAATTTTTAATGCAGATGGGGAAGAAATTTTTTCTTATCCAGAAAACCGAGGCAAGCCCCTTTCTGCCATTCAAGCCGTACTTTCTGAAAAAGAGCCTTGGAATCATCAAGAAAACATTTCAACTCTTTATAATCCGGAAGACAAAACTTTATTTACAATCACAACTAAAAATGCTCATTATAATCCATCTGAAATAGATGAGGATGTAATCGCGAAAAAATTCCTTACCTTTTTCGGTGTTGTTTTTCTTGTCACATTTGTCTATTTAGTCATTATTTCTATTTGGTACGGTAGAAAATTTGGAAAACCGCTGTTACATACAATGCGTTGGCTCAAAAATATAGCCGGCGGAATATATGAAGAACCTGTTAGTAAAAAAGGAAAACCGATTCGCTTTCGGCGCTCTGGTAAAGAAAAATGGTCATTCCGTTTATTTAAAGATGTAACAAAGGCGTTAGAACATCTTTCAATTACACTCAAAAAAAACGAAGCGATGCGACAAGTACTTCAACAAACACGCGAAGAATGGATTACCGGACTCACTCATGATTTAAAAACACCCCTTAGTTCGATTTACGGTTACTCTCTTTTATTAGAATCTAACCAATATCAATGGACTGACCAAGATATTCAAGAGTTCGGTCATGTCATAAAAGAAAAATCACAATATATGACTACATTAATCGATGATTTAAGCTTAACATACCAATTAAAAAACAATGTGCTTCCTTCTCAACATTCACATGTTGAAATTAATCAATTTGTTCAAAAGATTTTATTGCAATTTATTAATAACCCTACGCTTCAAAATCAAAATATTGAATTTGTTCCAAGTTCCCATAAAATCTATTATTCGATTGAGGAAAAGTGGTTCCAGCGCATTATTGAAAATTTATTAGCAAATGCCGTAAAACATAACAATGAAACGACCAAAATCCTCGTCAAACTAGCAAAAAACAAGGATTCTTTCACTCTTTCTATTACAGATAACGGAAAGGGAATGGATGAAAAAACAAAAGAACTATTATTTGAACGGTATTACCGCGGAACAAATACAGAAGAAAATAATGCAGGAACAGGACTTGGTCTCGCTATTACAAAGCAACTTGTCCTCGCTCATAACGGTACGATTTCAATTGAAAGTGAACTTGGGAAAGGAACAGCTATTACTATCATATTTCCATTTCCGAATCAAAAGAGAACGTCTTAA